The Vibrio tarriae genome includes a window with the following:
- the gspI gene encoding type II secretion system minor pseudopilin GspI yields the protein MKSKRGFTLLEVLVALAIFATAAISVIRSVSQHINTVNYLEEKMFAAMVVDNQMAQVMLNPQSLAAREGSEQMAGRTWYWKLSPVKTADNLLKAFDVSVATEKGATPVVTVRSYVAN from the coding sequence ATGAAGAGTAAACGCGGTTTTACTTTGCTTGAAGTGCTGGTCGCGCTGGCAATTTTTGCTACCGCGGCGATCAGTGTGATCCGCTCGGTCAGTCAACACATCAATACGGTCAATTATCTTGAAGAGAAGATGTTTGCGGCCATGGTCGTGGATAACCAAATGGCGCAAGTGATGCTCAATCCGCAATCTTTAGCGGCGCGTGAGGGAAGTGAGCAGATGGCCGGACGGACTTGGTACTGGAAGCTGAGTCCAGTCAAAACCGCCGACAATCTGCTCAAAGCCTTTGATGTCAGTGTCGCCACAGAAAAAGGCGCGACCCCAGTCGTGACGGTGCGCAGCTATGTGGCGAACTAA
- the gspH gene encoding type II secretion system minor pseudopilin GspH translates to MTATRGFTLLEILLVLVLVSVSAVAVIATFPVSVKDEAKISAQSFYQRLLLLNEEAILSGQDFGVRIDVDTRRLTFLQLTADQGWQKWQNDKMTNQTTLKEGLQLDFELGGGAWQKDDRLFNPGSLFDEEMFADEKKEQKQEPAPQLFVLSSGEVTPFTLSIFPKGQEPDEQWRVTAQENGTLRLLAPGESDEE, encoded by the coding sequence ATGACAGCGACACGCGGTTTTACTTTGTTGGAAATTTTGCTGGTGCTGGTGCTGGTTTCGGTCAGTGCGGTGGCGGTCATCGCCACCTTTCCGGTTTCCGTGAAAGATGAAGCCAAAATCAGTGCGCAGAGTTTTTATCAGCGTCTGTTGCTGCTCAATGAGGAAGCGATTCTCAGCGGGCAAGATTTTGGCGTGCGGATCGATGTCGATACGCGCCGTCTCACTTTTTTGCAACTGACCGCCGACCAAGGCTGGCAAAAGTGGCAAAACGACAAGATGACCAACCAAACCACCCTTAAAGAAGGGTTACAGCTCGACTTTGAACTCGGTGGTGGCGCTTGGCAAAAAGACGATCGTCTGTTTAATCCCGGCTCTCTGTTTGATGAAGAGATGTTTGCCGATGAGAAAAAAGAGCAAAAGCAGGAACCGGCTCCGCAACTGTTTGTGCTATCGAGTGGCGAAGTGACCCCATTTACGCTGAGCATTTTCCCTAAAGGGCAGGAGCCCGATGAGCAGTGGCGAGTGACCGCGCAAGAAAATGGCACTCTGCGTCTACTGGCTCCGGGAGAAAGTGATGAAGAGTAA
- the gspK gene encoding type II secretion system minor pseudopilin GspK, producing MRAKQRGVALIVILLLLAVMVSIAATMAERLFSQFQRATHQLNYQQAYWYSLGVEALAKKGIEQSYQDSETINLSQPWALKEQTYPLDYGQVRGKIRDMQACFNLNALAGVKLTPDSVKKPYLLTVLQALLEGLEVESYQAEVIADSTLEFIDKDDSVRTAYGVEDSYYESMIPAYMAADTWLADASEWRAVQQVGGETMNKALPYVCALPTDQWRLNVNTLPAEQAALLAAMFSPTLSTESAKTLLEGRPFDGWASVDDFLAQSALTGVDNAVREEAKKYLSVDSHYFELDAQVLVDTSRVRIRSLFYSNDKKTATVIRRRFGGISERVSDRSTE from the coding sequence ATGCGGGCTAAACAGCGCGGCGTGGCGTTAATTGTGATTCTGCTCCTGCTGGCGGTGATGGTCTCGATTGCTGCGACCATGGCCGAACGTCTGTTTAGCCAGTTTCAGCGTGCCACGCATCAGCTCAACTATCAGCAGGCTTATTGGTACAGTCTTGGCGTCGAAGCGCTAGCCAAAAAAGGCATTGAGCAGAGCTACCAAGACAGTGAAACCATCAATTTGAGCCAGCCTTGGGCTTTGAAAGAGCAAACCTATCCGCTCGATTACGGACAGGTGCGCGGCAAAATCCGCGATATGCAAGCTTGCTTTAATCTCAATGCACTCGCGGGGGTAAAGCTCACGCCAGACAGCGTGAAAAAACCGTATTTGCTGACGGTGCTGCAAGCGCTGCTTGAAGGGCTGGAAGTGGAGAGTTATCAAGCGGAAGTGATTGCCGATTCGACGTTAGAGTTTATTGATAAAGATGACTCTGTACGCACCGCTTATGGGGTGGAAGACAGTTACTATGAATCGATGATCCCGGCCTATATGGCGGCGGATACTTGGTTGGCCGATGCGAGCGAGTGGCGTGCTGTACAACAGGTGGGGGGGGAAACGATGAATAAAGCCTTACCTTATGTGTGTGCGTTGCCAACCGATCAATGGCGCTTGAATGTGAACACGTTACCCGCTGAGCAAGCGGCACTGCTGGCGGCCATGTTTAGCCCAACATTGAGTACGGAAAGCGCAAAAACCTTGCTCGAAGGGCGACCTTTCGATGGTTGGGCGAGTGTGGATGATTTTCTTGCCCAATCGGCACTCACCGGAGTGGATAACGCGGTGCGTGAGGAAGCGAAGAAATACCTCAGTGTAGATAGCCATTATTTTGAATTAGATGCACAGGTGCTGGTCGATACGTCTCGCGTGCGGATCCGCAGCCTGTTTTACAGTAACGATAAGAAAACTGCGACGGTGATACGCCGCCGCTTTGGAGGGATCAGTGAGCGAGTTTCTGACCGTTCGACTGAGTAG
- the gspG gene encoding type II secretion system major pseudopilin GspG, with product MKKMRKQTGFTLLEVMVVVVILGILASFVVPNLLGNKEKADQQKAVTDIVALENALDMYKLDNSVYPTTDQGLEALVTKPNNPEPRNYREGGYIKRLPKDPWGNDYQYLSPGDKGTIDVFTLGADGQEGGEGTGADIGNWNIQDFQ from the coding sequence ATGAAAAAAATGCGTAAACAAACGGGCTTTACCCTGCTCGAAGTAATGGTGGTTGTGGTGATTTTGGGCATTCTGGCCAGCTTTGTTGTCCCCAACCTCTTGGGTAACAAAGAGAAAGCGGATCAACAGAAAGCGGTGACCGATATCGTTGCGCTGGAAAATGCGTTGGATATGTACAAGCTCGACAACAGCGTTTACCCGACGACCGATCAAGGTTTGGAAGCGTTAGTGACTAAGCCAAACAATCCAGAGCCGCGTAACTATCGCGAAGGTGGTTACATCAAGCGTCTGCCTAAAGATCCTTGGGGTAACGACTACCAATACTTGAGCCCAGGCGATAAAGGTACGATTGACGTGTTCACCTTAGGTGCGGACGGTCAAGAAGGTGGCGAAGGTACCGGTGCCGATATCGGTAACTGGAATATCCAAGATTTTCAATAA
- the gspJ gene encoding type II secretion system minor pseudopilin GspJ, with the protein MWRTNQASSRQNMAGFTLIEVLVAIAIFASLSVGAYQVLNQVQRSNEISAERTARLAELQRAMVIMDADFRQMALRQFRTDGEAPSEQILQWKESLLDSDQHGLLFVRLGWHNPQQQFPRGEVAKVGYRLFENRLERVWWRYPDTPAGQQGLISPLLTGVEDWTVQFYLQGEWSKEWVPTNALPEAVKVTLRLKDYGEIERIYLTGGGSLNMTQESVENAG; encoded by the coding sequence ATGTGGCGAACTAACCAAGCATCCTCTCGCCAGAATATGGCGGGCTTTACTTTGATTGAAGTGTTGGTGGCGATTGCGATTTTCGCGAGCTTGAGTGTGGGCGCCTATCAGGTGCTCAATCAAGTCCAACGCAGCAATGAAATTTCTGCCGAGCGCACCGCGCGTTTGGCTGAATTGCAACGCGCCATGGTGATCATGGATGCCGATTTTCGGCAGATGGCTCTGCGCCAATTTCGTACCGATGGCGAAGCGCCGAGCGAGCAAATCCTACAATGGAAAGAATCGCTGCTCGATTCGGATCAGCACGGTTTGTTGTTTGTACGCTTGGGTTGGCATAACCCACAGCAACAATTTCCACGCGGTGAAGTGGCGAAAGTCGGTTACCGCCTGTTTGAAAACCGCTTAGAGCGGGTCTGGTGGCGCTATCCAGATACTCCAGCGGGGCAGCAAGGGCTGATCTCTCCGCTGTTAACTGGGGTGGAAGATTGGACAGTACAGTTTTATTTGCAAGGTGAATGGAGTAAGGAGTGGGTGCCCACTAACGCCTTGCCTGAAGCCGTGAAAGTGACCTTGCGCCTAAAAGATTACGGTGAGATTGAGCGGATATACCTTACAGGGGGCGGCTCACTCAATATGACGCAAGAGAGTGTTGAAAATGCGGGCTAA